A window of Streptomyces gilvosporeus contains these coding sequences:
- a CDS encoding 5-oxoprolinase subunit B family protein, with product MRALLTAGSRAVLVELDTLEEVIQVHESLRLDRPVGCVDLVPAARTLLISFDPDRTTRKALADDLSSRTGATHRSPQPRVVEIPVVYDGTDLAEVARLSGLTVGEVVRRHGTARYTVAFCGFAPGFAYLSGLDPALHLPRRPVPRTRVAPGSVAIADQFASVYPRASPGGWHLLGRTSAELWSIERQPPSLLTPGTQVRFIQVTS from the coding sequence GTGCGGGCCCTCCTGACCGCGGGCAGCCGTGCCGTGCTGGTCGAACTCGACACACTGGAGGAGGTGATCCAGGTGCACGAGAGCCTGCGCCTGGACCGCCCGGTGGGATGTGTCGACCTGGTGCCGGCCGCGCGCACCCTGCTCATCTCCTTCGACCCGGACCGCACGACGCGAAAGGCACTGGCCGACGACCTCTCCTCGCGCACCGGTGCGACCCACCGGTCACCGCAGCCGCGCGTGGTGGAGATACCGGTGGTGTACGACGGCACGGATCTGGCCGAGGTCGCCCGGCTCAGCGGGCTGACCGTCGGTGAGGTCGTCCGGCGCCACGGCACCGCCCGGTACACCGTCGCCTTCTGCGGCTTCGCGCCCGGCTTCGCCTATCTCTCCGGCCTCGATCCGGCCCTTCACCTTCCCCGCCGTCCCGTCCCGCGAACCCGGGTGGCACCCGGATCCGTTGCCATCGCGGACCAGTTCGCCAGCGTCTACCCCCGCGCGTCACCCGGCGGCTGGCATCTTCTGGGCCGTACCTCGGCCGAACTGTGGAGCATCGAACGCCAACCACCCAGCCTGCTCACTCCGGGCACACAGGTCCGCTTCATACAGGTGACGTCATGA
- a CDS encoding MsnO8 family LLM class oxidoreductase, protein MSTPLGVLDLVPISSGSTATEALRNSIDLARQAERFGYARYWFAEHHLNPGVAGTSPAVVLALTASATSTIRLGSGAVQLGHRTALSTVEEFGLIDALHPGRFDLGLGRSGGRPAGPPATPPPTATPVVDGRAPNGLRIPERFSFAHLLGSPRVALQRRLLQQPGAESQDYGEQVDDILALLAGTYRSADGLEAHVVPGEGADVQVWILGSSGGQSAEVAGRNGLRFAANYHVSPATVLEAAEGYRAAFHPSDVLDKPYVSVSADVVVAEDDETARELATGYGLWVRSIRTAEGAIAFPTPEQARSHVWTDRDRALVADRVETQFVGSPARVADQLEQLQEATGADELLITTITHGHADRVRSYELLAEEWRRR, encoded by the coding sequence ATGAGCACCCCTCTCGGCGTCCTCGATCTGGTCCCGATCTCGTCCGGCTCCACGGCCACCGAAGCGCTCCGCAACTCCATCGACCTGGCCCGGCAGGCCGAGCGCTTCGGCTACGCCCGCTACTGGTTCGCCGAACACCACCTCAATCCGGGTGTGGCGGGCACCTCACCCGCCGTCGTCCTCGCGTTGACCGCCTCCGCGACGTCGACGATCCGGCTCGGCTCCGGCGCCGTACAGCTCGGTCATCGCACCGCACTGTCCACGGTCGAGGAGTTCGGCCTGATCGACGCGCTGCACCCGGGACGTTTCGACCTGGGCCTCGGACGCTCCGGCGGCCGCCCGGCCGGACCGCCTGCCACCCCGCCGCCGACCGCGACCCCTGTCGTCGACGGCCGGGCCCCCAACGGGCTGCGGATCCCGGAACGCTTCTCCTTCGCGCACCTGCTCGGCTCACCCAGGGTCGCCCTTCAGCGCAGACTGCTCCAGCAGCCGGGCGCCGAGTCGCAGGACTACGGCGAGCAGGTGGACGACATTCTCGCGCTGCTGGCCGGCACCTACCGGTCCGCGGACGGTCTCGAGGCACACGTCGTCCCGGGCGAGGGCGCCGACGTACAGGTGTGGATCCTGGGCAGCAGCGGAGGGCAGAGCGCCGAGGTCGCCGGCCGAAACGGCCTGCGGTTCGCGGCGAACTACCACGTCAGCCCGGCCACCGTGCTGGAGGCAGCGGAAGGCTACCGGGCCGCGTTCCACCCCTCTGACGTGCTGGACAAGCCGTATGTGAGCGTCTCGGCCGATGTCGTCGTCGCCGAGGACGACGAGACCGCCCGCGAACTCGCCACCGGCTACGGCCTGTGGGTCCGCAGCATCCGCACCGCCGAGGGTGCGATCGCATTCCCCACGCCCGAACAGGCCCGGTCCCATGTGTGGACCGACAGGGACCGGGCACTGGTCGCCGACCGCGTGGAAACCCAGTTCGTCGGCTCCCCTGCCCGCGTGGCCGACCAACTCGAACAGCTCCAGGAGGCCACCGGAGCCGACGAACTGCTCATCACCACCATCACGCACGGCCATGCCGACCGGGTGCGTTCCTACGAGCTGCTGGCTGAGGAGTGGCGACGCAGATGA
- a CDS encoding LLM class flavin-dependent oxidoreductase: MSSSLASRSSSPRSSAPLHLAVALDGAGWHPAAWREAVARPRDLFTAGYWADLVAEAERGLLDFVTIEDSLGFQSSHLLEPDGRTDQVRGRLDAVLIAARVAPLTRNIGLVPTVVATHTEPFHISKAIATLDYVSAGRAGLRVQVTRRPNEAAHFGRRTFPRFDLGELHSPPVRELTADLLDEAADYVEVVRRLWDSWEDDAEIRDVATGRFIDRDKLHYIDFEGKHFSVKGPSITPRPPQGQPLVSALAHEEATGAPFRLVARSTDVGYVTPQDIGQARAVVAAVRAEQDAAGRAEEPLHLFGDLVVFLDDTPAAAEGRRDRLDALAGNAYTSDARIFTGTPAQLADLLLELREAGLSGFRLRPAVLGHDLPAITRGLVPELQRRGSFRNSYETDTLRGLLGLARPTNRYAATA; the protein is encoded by the coding sequence GTGTCCTCATCACTCGCTTCGCGTTCCTCTTCGCCCCGTTCATCCGCTCCGCTGCACCTGGCCGTCGCGCTCGACGGCGCGGGCTGGCACCCTGCCGCATGGCGCGAGGCGGTGGCCCGGCCGCGGGACCTGTTCACGGCCGGCTACTGGGCCGATCTCGTCGCCGAGGCCGAACGCGGCCTGCTCGACTTCGTGACGATCGAGGACTCGCTCGGATTCCAGTCCTCGCACCTCCTGGAGCCGGACGGGCGCACCGACCAGGTCCGCGGACGGCTGGACGCCGTCCTCATCGCCGCCCGCGTCGCCCCGCTGACCAGGAACATCGGACTCGTGCCGACCGTGGTGGCCACCCACACCGAGCCGTTCCACATCTCCAAGGCCATCGCCACGCTCGACTACGTCAGCGCCGGTCGCGCGGGCCTCCGCGTGCAGGTGACCCGGCGCCCGAACGAGGCCGCGCACTTCGGACGCCGTACGTTCCCCCGCTTCGACCTCGGGGAGCTGCACAGCCCGCCTGTACGGGAACTGACGGCCGACCTCCTCGACGAGGCAGCCGACTACGTCGAAGTCGTGCGCCGGCTGTGGGACAGCTGGGAGGACGACGCGGAGATCCGGGATGTCGCCACCGGCCGCTTCATCGACCGCGACAAGCTGCACTACATCGACTTCGAGGGCAAGCACTTCAGCGTCAAGGGCCCCTCCATCACACCCCGGCCGCCGCAGGGCCAGCCCCTGGTGAGCGCGCTCGCACACGAGGAGGCGACCGGCGCCCCGTTCCGGCTGGTCGCCCGCTCCACCGACGTCGGGTACGTCACGCCGCAGGACATCGGGCAGGCGCGCGCCGTCGTCGCCGCGGTGCGGGCCGAGCAGGACGCGGCAGGGCGTGCGGAGGAGCCTCTGCACCTGTTCGGGGACCTGGTGGTGTTCCTGGACGACACTCCGGCCGCGGCGGAGGGCCGCCGGGACCGCCTCGACGCCCTCGCGGGAAACGCGTACACCAGCGACGCCCGTATCTTTACCGGCACGCCCGCCCAACTCGCCGATCTGCTGCTGGAGTTGAGGGAGGCCGGACTGTCCGGCTTCCGGCTGCGCCCCGCCGTCCTCGGGCACGACCTTCCCGCGATCACCCGAGGGCTGGTCCCCGAACTCCAGCGCCGAGGCTCTTTCCGGAACTCCTACGAAACCGACACCCTCCGCGGACTGCTCGGGCTCGCCCGCCCCACCAACCGCTACGCCGCCACTGCCTGA
- a CDS encoding DEAD/DEAH box helicase, producing MNRPDRLGTSHGELARPVAPTPTVSSVAFADMELPAEVLRTLAECGVREPFPIQAATLPNALAGRDVLGRGRTGSGKTLAFGLPLLARTAGRRAEPKQPLALILVPTRELAQQVTEALAPYADALRLRMATVVGGMSIGRQAAALRDGAEVVVATPGRLHDLIERRACRLGRVRITVLDEADQMCDMGFLPQVTEVLDQVHHDGQRMLFSATLDRDVDQLVRRYLHDPVVHSVDPSAGAVTTMDHHVLVVHGPDRYAVTTEIAARDGRVLLFLDTKHAVDQLTRHLRASGVHAAALHSGKSQPQRTRTLAQFKNGQLTVLVATNVAARGLHVDDLDLVVNVDPPTDPKDYLHRAGRTARAGESGSVVTLVLPGQRREMTRLMAGAGIEPTITKVRSGEAELSRITGAKAPSGIPLDGEPAALRPKNTNAPFRGLGTSKSASRGTGGKSRKASEARKLAEARKAARVRRGD from the coding sequence ATGAACCGCCCGGACCGCCTCGGCACCTCGCACGGCGAGCTCGCCCGGCCAGTGGCTCCCACCCCGACGGTGTCCTCTGTGGCCTTCGCCGACATGGAACTTCCGGCCGAGGTGCTGCGAACGCTCGCGGAGTGCGGCGTGCGCGAGCCTTTTCCGATCCAGGCGGCCACGCTGCCCAACGCCCTCGCGGGACGCGACGTCCTGGGGCGCGGGCGCACGGGATCGGGCAAGACGCTCGCTTTCGGCCTGCCGCTGCTCGCACGGACGGCCGGGCGGCGTGCGGAGCCGAAGCAGCCCCTCGCCCTGATCCTGGTGCCTACCCGGGAGCTGGCCCAACAGGTAACCGAGGCGCTCGCGCCGTATGCCGACGCGCTGCGGCTGAGGATGGCCACGGTCGTCGGCGGCATGTCGATCGGCCGGCAGGCCGCTGCGCTGCGCGACGGGGCCGAGGTCGTTGTCGCCACGCCTGGCCGCCTGCACGACCTCATCGAGCGCAGGGCCTGCCGCCTGGGACGGGTACGAATCACCGTCCTCGACGAGGCCGATCAGATGTGCGACATGGGCTTCCTGCCGCAAGTCACCGAGGTGCTCGACCAGGTGCACCACGACGGCCAGCGGATGCTGTTCTCGGCCACCCTGGACCGCGACGTCGACCAGCTGGTCCGCCGCTACCTCCACGACCCGGTCGTCCACTCGGTCGACCCGTCCGCGGGCGCGGTCACGACGATGGACCACCATGTGCTGGTCGTCCACGGCCCCGACCGGTACGCCGTCACCACGGAGATCGCCGCCCGTGACGGCCGCGTGCTGCTGTTCCTGGACACCAAGCACGCGGTCGACCAGCTCACCCGGCATCTGCGGGCCAGTGGAGTGCACGCCGCGGCCCTGCACAGCGGCAAGTCCCAGCCTCAGCGCACCCGCACCCTCGCGCAGTTCAAGAACGGCCAGCTCACCGTCCTGGTGGCGACCAATGTCGCGGCCCGCGGTCTGCACGTCGACGACCTCGATCTCGTGGTGAACGTCGACCCGCCCACCGACCCCAAGGACTATCTGCATCGCGCCGGCCGCACCGCCCGGGCCGGCGAGTCCGGCAGCGTCGTCACGCTGGTCCTGCCGGGCCAGCGCCGGGAGATGACCCGGCTGATGGCCGGGGCCGGCATCGAGCCGACGATCACCAAGGTGCGTTCGGGCGAGGCGGAGCTGAGCCGGATCACCGGGGCCAAGGCCCCTTCCGGCATTCCGCTCGACGGCGAGCCTGCTGCACTCCGACCCAAGAACACCAACGCCCCCTTCCGCGGCCTGGGCACCAGCAAGAGCGCCTCTCGCGGCACCGGCGGCAAGTCCCGCAAGGCAAGCGAGGCCCGTAAGCTCGCCGAGGCCCGCAAGGCAGCCCGGGTGCGGCGCGGCGACTGA
- a CDS encoding class I SAM-dependent methyltransferase, with protein sequence MAKTMSHPLFARLYPRINAFAEAHGSLEHRRELLEGARGRVVEIGAGTGANFRHYGPGVVQVIAVEPEPRLRALAERAAEAASVPVDVLPGWAEELPVEDHSADVVVASLVLCTIADVPAALAEAARVLKPTGELRFYEHLRSNRPGFFRLQRLLNPLWRRLGGGCNLTRDTERAIARAGFTIEQVRHFDFLINGRAGPASPSVIGIARPPRARTP encoded by the coding sequence ATGGCCAAGACGATGTCGCATCCGCTGTTCGCTCGCCTGTATCCCCGGATCAACGCCTTTGCGGAGGCGCACGGTTCGCTCGAACACCGTCGGGAGTTGTTGGAGGGGGCGCGGGGCCGGGTGGTGGAGATCGGTGCAGGCACGGGCGCGAATTTCCGGCACTACGGGCCGGGTGTCGTGCAGGTGATCGCGGTGGAGCCGGAGCCGAGGCTGCGTGCACTGGCAGAGCGGGCCGCGGAGGCGGCGTCCGTGCCAGTGGACGTGCTTCCCGGCTGGGCCGAGGAGCTGCCTGTCGAGGACCACAGTGCCGATGTGGTGGTGGCTTCGCTGGTTCTGTGCACGATTGCCGATGTGCCTGCCGCGCTGGCCGAGGCTGCGCGGGTTCTCAAACCGACCGGCGAGCTGCGCTTCTACGAGCATCTCCGTTCCAACCGACCCGGTTTCTTTCGGCTGCAGCGGCTGTTGAACCCGCTGTGGCGGCGGCTGGGAGGCGGCTGCAACCTGACGCGGGACACCGAACGGGCCATCGCCCGGGCCGGGTTCACCATCGAGCAGGTGCGGCATTTCGACTTCCTGATCAATGGGCGGGCCGGCCCGGCCTCGCCATCCGTCATCGGCATCGCCCGCCCGCCGCGGGCCCGCACGCCGTAA
- a CDS encoding aspartate ammonia-lyase, protein MADGRFRIEHDLLGDHTVPHDAYYGIHTLRAVHNFPITGTALSAHPDLINGLAAVKQAAALANRDLGLLDAHKADAIVAACTEIRAGHLHDQFVVDVIQGGAGTSTNMNANEVIANRALEHLGHQRGDYRQLHPLDDVNAGQSTNDAYPTAVKVAFHIAARRLKEAMSTLRHAFETKAGEFSDVIKTGRTQLQDAVPMTLGQEFGAYAVMLGEDEQRLLESCSLLCEINLGGTAIGTRLNSHPRYAALAREHLGALTGLPLSTAPDLVEATQDAGAFVQFSGVLKRIAVKLSKTCNDLRLLSSGPRAGFGEINLPPVQAGSSIMPGKVNPVIPEVVNQIAFRVIGNDTTITLAAEAGQLQLNAFEPVIAHCLFESTAQLRAGCLTLTERCVNGITANRDHLRAVVHGTIGIITALTPRIGYAQASAAAQEALATHSSVADVVLAHKLLTRAELDRILRPETLTGTTEGDQVPHGAPIREPS, encoded by the coding sequence ATGGCGGACGGCCGCTTCCGCATCGAGCACGACCTCCTCGGCGACCACACCGTCCCCCACGACGCCTACTACGGCATCCACACGCTCAGGGCGGTGCACAACTTCCCCATCACCGGCACCGCCCTGTCCGCCCACCCCGACCTCATCAACGGCCTCGCCGCCGTCAAGCAGGCGGCCGCACTGGCCAACCGCGACCTGGGACTCCTCGACGCCCACAAGGCCGACGCCATCGTCGCCGCATGCACCGAAATCCGCGCCGGCCACCTGCACGACCAGTTCGTCGTCGATGTCATCCAGGGCGGCGCCGGCACCTCCACCAACATGAACGCCAATGAGGTCATCGCCAACCGCGCACTGGAACACCTCGGCCACCAGCGCGGCGACTACCGCCAACTGCACCCCCTCGACGACGTCAACGCCGGGCAGAGCACCAACGACGCCTACCCCACCGCCGTCAAGGTGGCCTTCCACATCGCCGCCCGACGTCTCAAGGAGGCGATGTCCACGCTGCGCCATGCCTTCGAGACCAAGGCCGGGGAATTCTCCGACGTCATCAAGACCGGCCGCACCCAACTCCAGGACGCGGTACCGATGACGCTCGGTCAGGAATTCGGCGCCTACGCGGTGATGTTGGGCGAGGACGAGCAACGTCTCCTGGAGTCCTGCAGCCTCCTGTGCGAGATCAACCTGGGCGGCACCGCAATCGGCACCCGCCTCAACTCCCACCCCCGCTACGCCGCACTCGCCCGCGAACACCTCGGCGCGCTCACCGGACTGCCGCTGTCCACCGCCCCCGACCTGGTCGAGGCCACCCAGGACGCGGGAGCGTTCGTCCAGTTCTCCGGAGTCCTCAAACGCATCGCCGTCAAGCTCTCCAAGACCTGCAACGACCTGCGCCTGCTGTCCTCCGGCCCCCGCGCGGGCTTCGGCGAGATCAACCTCCCGCCGGTGCAGGCCGGCTCCAGCATCATGCCGGGCAAGGTGAACCCGGTCATCCCCGAAGTGGTCAACCAGATCGCCTTCCGGGTCATCGGCAACGACACGACCATCACCCTGGCCGCGGAGGCCGGACAGCTCCAGCTCAACGCCTTCGAGCCGGTCATCGCCCACTGCCTGTTCGAAAGCACCGCCCAGCTACGCGCCGGATGCCTGACCCTGACGGAACGCTGCGTCAACGGCATCACCGCCAACCGCGACCACCTCCGTGCCGTGGTCCACGGCACCATCGGCATCATCACTGCCCTCACCCCACGCATCGGCTACGCCCAGGCCAGCGCCGCCGCACAAGAAGCCCTGGCCACCCACAGCTCCGTCGCCGACGTCGTCCTGGCCCACAAGCTCCTCACCCGCGCCGAACTCGACCGCATCCTCCGCCCGGAAACCCTCACCGGTACGACCGAGGGCGACCAGGTCCCGCACGGCGCCCCCATCCGAGAGCCTTCGTAA
- a CDS encoding NtaA/DmoA family FMN-dependent monooxygenase (This protein belongs to a clade of FMN-dependent monooxygenases, within a broader family of flavin-dependent oxidoreductases, the luciferase-like monooxygenase (LMM) family, some of whose members use coenzyme F420 rather than FMN.) — MSKPLKQIHLAAHFPGVNNTTVWSAPEAGSHIEFSSFAHFARTAERAKFDFLFLAEGLRLREQGGRIYDLDVVGRPDTFTVLTALAAVTEHLGLTGTINSTFNEPYEVARQFASLDHLSGGRAAWNVVTSWDAFTGQNFRRGGFLPQEERYTRAKEFLATAHELFDSWRGDEVIADQETGAFLRDAKAGAFVHQGDQFDISGQFNVPRSPQGRPVIFQAGASDEGREFAASSADAIFSRYSKLEEGQAFYQDVKGRLARYGRRHDQLLILPAATFVLGDTDAEARELAHEVRSQQVSGATALKYLEHVWNRDLSAYDPDGPLPDVDPVPGENTIALGRASVRQFRDPLAVAKEWRERAEAKNLSIRELVIETTTRQSFIGSPATVAETINEFVQADASDGFILVPHITPGGLDVFADTVVPLLQERGVFRTEYEGTTLRDHLGLDHPDAEAPAGRASS; from the coding sequence ATGAGCAAGCCACTGAAGCAGATCCATCTGGCCGCGCACTTCCCGGGCGTCAACAACACCACCGTGTGGAGTGCCCCCGAGGCCGGCAGCCACATCGAGTTCAGCTCCTTCGCGCACTTCGCGCGGACCGCCGAACGCGCCAAGTTCGACTTCCTGTTCCTCGCCGAGGGGCTGAGATTGCGCGAGCAGGGCGGAAGGATCTACGACCTCGACGTCGTGGGACGGCCCGACACCTTCACCGTCCTCACCGCGCTCGCAGCCGTCACCGAACATCTCGGCCTGACCGGCACCATCAACTCCACCTTCAATGAGCCCTACGAGGTCGCCCGCCAGTTCGCCAGCCTCGACCACCTGTCGGGCGGGCGCGCCGCCTGGAACGTGGTCACTTCCTGGGACGCCTTCACCGGCCAGAACTTCCGCCGTGGTGGCTTCCTGCCACAGGAGGAGCGCTACACCCGGGCCAAGGAGTTCCTGGCCACGGCCCACGAACTGTTCGACTCCTGGCGCGGCGACGAGGTCATCGCCGACCAGGAGACCGGAGCCTTCCTGCGCGACGCGAAGGCCGGAGCCTTCGTGCACCAGGGCGACCAGTTCGACATCAGCGGACAGTTCAACGTCCCGCGCAGCCCCCAGGGGCGCCCGGTGATCTTTCAGGCCGGAGCGTCCGACGAGGGGCGCGAGTTCGCGGCCTCCAGCGCCGACGCGATCTTCAGCCGGTACAGCAAGCTCGAGGAGGGACAGGCCTTCTACCAGGACGTCAAGGGCCGCCTCGCCCGCTACGGTCGCAGGCACGACCAGCTGCTGATCCTGCCCGCCGCGACGTTCGTCCTCGGCGACACGGACGCCGAGGCGCGGGAACTCGCCCACGAGGTACGGAGCCAGCAGGTCAGCGGCGCGACCGCGCTCAAGTACCTGGAGCACGTCTGGAACCGGGACCTGTCCGCGTACGACCCGGACGGCCCGCTGCCCGACGTCGACCCGGTCCCCGGCGAGAACACCATCGCCCTCGGCCGGGCCAGCGTGCGGCAGTTCCGTGACCCGCTGGCCGTCGCCAAGGAGTGGCGCGAGCGCGCGGAGGCGAAGAACCTCTCCATCCGCGAGCTGGTCATCGAGACCACCACCCGTCAGTCGTTCATCGGCTCCCCGGCCACCGTCGCCGAGACCATCAACGAGTTCGTCCAGGCGGACGCCTCCGACGGCTTCATCCTCGTCCCCCACATCACCCCCGGCGGCCTCGACGTCTTCGCCGACACCGTGGTTCCGCTGCTCCAGGAGCGCGGAGTGTTCCGGACGGAGTACGAGGGCACCACCCTGCGCGACCACCTCGGCCTGGACCACCCCGACGCCGAGGCGCCGGCCGGGCGGGCGTCCTCATGA
- a CDS encoding WD40 repeat domain-containing protein: MSDERLILSSAAPDGRIDDLAVVDRGRAPLVVCTGFYKLWSWAPLRDEWLERPLAYAFAEDPLAAEYPDAKNDIDSVAVAVSGERVVLAAGGDEQGAAMWDLDSGELLRGTTYNEPYVSSIVTVKGEGPPLFAASSGVHWDGVQVWGLPGEEPPLELAAGPVWDLATARIGGRSLVVGGGEEGVEVWNVANGEQVASFSMDDGQRSYAVALSQLDDRPVVVAGTDSGKVYMFDLSGDEDGDPVHEPSTGHEGRINALDVAMIGDRGVVVTGGEDGTVRIWDLASGRQVGPPMISHDSSVEAVTVTMMRDRPVALTAGREGVIRVWDLTF; encoded by the coding sequence GTGTCTGACGAACGATTGATTCTGAGCAGCGCAGCGCCTGACGGCCGGATCGACGACCTTGCCGTGGTCGATAGGGGCAGGGCGCCGTTGGTGGTGTGCACCGGCTTCTACAAGTTGTGGAGCTGGGCCCCGCTGCGGGACGAGTGGCTGGAGAGGCCGTTGGCGTACGCCTTCGCCGAGGACCCACTTGCCGCCGAGTACCCGGATGCCAAGAACGATATCGATTCGGTTGCCGTGGCCGTTTCGGGCGAGCGCGTGGTACTGGCTGCCGGTGGCGATGAACAGGGAGCGGCCATGTGGGACCTGGACAGCGGCGAATTGCTCCGCGGGACTACCTACAACGAACCCTACGTCTCGTCCATCGTCACGGTGAAGGGCGAGGGACCACCACTGTTCGCGGCAAGTTCCGGAGTCCACTGGGACGGAGTCCAGGTGTGGGGACTGCCCGGCGAGGAGCCTCCGCTCGAACTTGCCGCCGGCCCCGTCTGGGATCTCGCCACCGCACGGATCGGCGGCCGCTCGCTGGTCGTCGGGGGTGGGGAAGAGGGGGTGGAGGTATGGAATGTGGCGAATGGCGAGCAGGTTGCCTCGTTCTCTATGGACGACGGGCAAAGGTCATACGCCGTCGCACTTTCTCAGCTTGACGACCGTCCCGTCGTCGTGGCGGGCACAGACTCCGGAAAGGTGTACATGTTCGACCTGTCTGGGGACGAAGACGGTGATCCGGTTCACGAACCGTCCACCGGTCATGAGGGCAGGATCAACGCCTTGGATGTCGCCATGATCGGCGACCGGGGCGTCGTGGTGACCGGCGGCGAGGACGGGACCGTGCGGATCTGGGATCTCGCCAGCGGTCGACAAGTCGGGCCACCGATGATCAGCCACGATTCGAGCGTTGAAGCCGTGACGGTCACCATGATGCGGGATCGCCCGGTTGCGCTGACTGCCGGTCGGGAGGGCGTCATACGTGTCTGGGACCTGACCTTCTGA
- a CDS encoding aminoglycoside 6-adenylyltransferase, whose translation MHDAFIARLLDWAAARPDIAAVLRTGSRARHDGTVDALSDHDIELYTTDPGRYENSDDWLGELGTVAVAVDLEGPWDNPACLVFFDGGLKADFQVRAADRLATLADNGLDELHERGYEVLFDRDGAAAHLPAPTGAAPKAELPDAGDFHDVCAEFWHEIAHLPRYAARGELWVVKARDWTTKELLQTMIEWHAQSRHGAGHDVWHLGTRMRVWAAPGVWERLDEIFGGFDPHDALRAARATADLFAELAREVADTYGFTYPEGAERAIRPTLDSLPSLDG comes from the coding sequence ATGCACGACGCCTTCATCGCCCGCCTGCTCGACTGGGCTGCCGCCCGTCCCGATATTGCGGCAGTCCTGCGCACCGGCTCGCGCGCTCGCCACGACGGCACGGTCGATGCCCTGTCCGACCACGACATCGAGCTCTACACCACCGACCCCGGGCGCTACGAGAACAGCGACGACTGGCTCGGCGAACTCGGCACCGTCGCCGTGGCCGTGGACCTGGAGGGCCCCTGGGACAACCCGGCGTGCCTGGTGTTTTTCGACGGGGGGCTCAAAGCCGACTTCCAGGTGAGAGCCGCGGATCGGCTGGCCACGCTTGCCGACAACGGCCTCGACGAACTGCACGAGCGTGGATACGAGGTGCTGTTCGACCGCGACGGTGCCGCGGCCCATCTGCCCGCGCCCACCGGAGCCGCCCCGAAGGCCGAACTCCCCGACGCCGGCGACTTCCACGACGTGTGCGCCGAGTTCTGGCACGAGATCGCGCATCTGCCGCGCTACGCGGCCCGCGGCGAGCTCTGGGTCGTCAAGGCCCGCGACTGGACCACCAAGGAACTGCTCCAGACGATGATCGAGTGGCACGCCCAGAGCCGTCACGGCGCCGGGCACGACGTCTGGCACCTCGGCACCCGGATGCGCGTATGGGCCGCTCCCGGCGTATGGGAGCGCCTCGACGAGATCTTCGGCGGCTTCGACCCCCACGACGCGCTGCGGGCCGCCCGGGCCACCGCCGACCTGTTCGCGGAACTCGCCCGCGAAGTGGCCGACACCTACGGTTTCACGTACCCGGAAGGGGCGGAACGCGCGATCCGACCCACGCTCGACAGCCTTCCTTCGCTGGACGGTTGA